The Labilibaculum sp. sequence TTTTCAACAAAAGAATCCCCTTCCATTTCAGTAAATCCAATCGTATTAAACAAGTTGTTTATATTTGCACGAATAGATAAACCTTTGGTAATGTTCTGACTGGCATAAGCATTCACATAAGCATATCCTGGCAACACAATACCATTATCATCCTGAGCATATACCTTTGTTGTACCTATCAAACTAAAACCGATAGACGTTTTGCCTTTGTTGAAATCGTATGAAGGTGTAATGTTGTACAATAAATCAGGTACTCTTCGAGGAGTATTTCCTTTTTCATCAGCGTTTAAACTTTTGTCAATTTCGGCATGTGTGTAAGTTGCTCCAAAAGCCACATTGAAATTTGATTTTTGATAAATCCCTTCGAATTCAGCACCATAGGTTGTGAATTCCTTGTTAATAATTTTACCAAACTCTTCATTCTGTTCCGAGATATCAGTATAAAAACCTGTAACAATTACAGCCAGTGATGGAGATTTGTATTTGTATCCCAATTCGAATTGCTTAATTTCATCAGCATCCAGTCCGTCAACAGTTCCTCCTTCAGGAGTGATAAACGGAGAATACAACAAGCGGTCGGCATTAGCTCTGCCACCTTTACTGTAGCGTGTATAAACAGCCTGATCGTCATTGATCTTATAATTAGCACCTAAAGAATAAGAAACATAGTTGTAATCGTAATCAACAGGCATTGGATTTGCATTATCCAAAACAGTTACACTTTCTTCAACCGGAGTTATGCTTCCGTTATTATCAACATCAACAGGAGCTTGATAATTTGACAAATAATGACCTGTTACATCACCCATATCGTAACGAACACTACCTTCAATATTTAATTGATCAGTAACTTCAATTCCAACATTTGCATAAACAGCATCAATATCATAAGTCATATCGTAACCACGGGTACAACAATTTCCCCAGAATGGAACACCATGTGCTATCAAACCATTACTGCTATAGTAAGAATTGTCAGCACTTGCAATATTCATTAATCTCGGTCCGTCAGAACTAATATCAGTAAGGAAAGTCTGCCACAACCAAGTCATTCCAATTTTTTGTTGTGCTTTATAATAACCAGCCGTAAAATCAACTTTATCAAATGATTTCGATAAATAAAAATCATTTGTGAAATTGCCAAGGTCGTTCATATCAACGTCGAAAAGAATCGTTCTCATCAATAATCCATTATTATTTAAATTACCAATTTGTGAATCATTTAAAGCAACACCAGCATTCGCACCATTTGCATAGCTTAAACTATATCCTGCACCGGCAATACTTTCAGCAATATCGTTTGCATTTCCAATTTGAGCAGGAAAAGGAGCCACAAATGAACCGTGATTGTTCGCATAACGAAATTTCTCTTTCAACTGCCATCCCTCACCAATGTCGAAGGAAAATTCACCACCTACAACTTTCGAAACGGGATGCATTCCATCGCCAATATTACTGGTTCTGCTGTTTCCATTCGCATCCACACTTAATACGTGCATGAAATTTGGACTTTGAAGAGAACTGCCGGTTATACTGTAGCCAGGAATCGACTTATATTTAGGATCACCTTTTGTTCCGGTCACTTTTACCGGCATAGGCATGTACGCAATTGATTTATCATCCAAAACTTTAAAATACAAGCGGACATATCCTTTTTCAAATTCTTTAGTGATATTGGCTTTTATCTGACCTCCGCTATTACCTGTATATCCAGGATTTCGAGGACCTTCTCCTTCGCGGAAAAATCCACCAACATGAAAGCGGAATCCATTTCCAATTGGAGCTCCATACTCAAAATCAGTTCTGTGTGATTTGTAATCAAGTCCCATGGTCATTCCAATACTACCACCTTCAACCGCACCATTTTTACTAATAAAGTTAATAATCCCGGCAGGTGAATTACTTGCAAAAGTTGATGCACTACCTCCTTTAATGGCTTCGATACGACCAATAGTTCTGTCTGATCTTAAAAAAATATCTGCATTACCAAAAGAGATATCTCCAAACTGCATTACCGGCAAACCATCTTCATGAATTTGTAGAAACTTTGAACCTCCTGAAGCAATTGGAATACCACGAACAGCGATATTCGCATTTCCTTCACCTCCCGAAGACTCTGATCGGATACCAGGAATTGCTTTAAATAGTTCAGCCGTAGTTGCAGCTCCAAAAACTTCAACAAATTTTGGTTTCAGTGTTGTTAACGCAACACTCGATTCAATGTTCGATTTTTGATTCACAACACCGGTTACAGTAACCTGATCCAAACCAATTAAATCTGCAGACAAATCAAAATCAAGAGTAATTTCCTGATCTGCAATAATAGTAACTTCTTTCTCTACTTTCGAGTACCCAATAAAAGATGCTACAATAGTATAGGTACCTGCTTCAATATTTTCCAACTGATAAGTCCCGTCAATATTTGAAATAGTACCATTTGTTGTTCCTTTAACAACTACAGATGCTCCAATTAAGGGTTCTTCATAAAGCTTATCTGTAACGTTCCCTTTTAAAATCCCTGTTTGCGCATTAATCAATCCAATAAAAAGGAAAAGATTAGCAAACGTCAAAAGAATCTTTCGTTTCATAAATTCATTTTATTAATCTATTACGAATGAAACATCTGGGATGTAAGGAATTTTTTGTTCAAATTTACACCCATAGGTATTTCAAAGAAATAGTAGTTAGTTGATTCGTTTTTTTTTCGCAATCGTTATCTTAGCTAAGATTATACTAGCAAATATATGTAATCCTGAAATAATAGTCAACATGCAAATGCTTTAAAAACAGCGTGTTAAAACTGCAACCGGTCGTGCAACCGGTTGCAGTTGATAACTTTTAATAAAATATCTCAAACGATTTCGGAAAATAATCTTGAAAACATATTATTCATGACTAATAAAGCCATTACAATAATTGACATTGCAAAAATCTTAGGCGTTTCAAAATCTACAGTCAGCAGAGCTCTTAAAGATCACCCGGACATTAGTAATGCTACAAAAGAGGCCGTACGCATGATGGCCAAACAGCTTAAATACAAACCAAATGCGGTTGCCATGTCCTTACGACATAAAAAAAGCAAAGTAATTGGTTTAATTGTACCTACCCTTTCCCCGTTTTTTTTCCCCTCTGTTATTCACGGGATTGAAAATGAAGTAAACAAAAGAGGTTATAATTTAATGATTCTGCAATCCAACGAATCCTACGAAAGAGAAGTGCATAACGTAGATATCCTGCAAAGCAATAATGTGGAAGGAATTTTAGTCTCCATTTCCCGAAAAACCGAAAATTTAAGCCATTTCACGGCTCTAATTGAGGATAACACTCCTATTGTTTTTTTCGATCGAATTCCAAAATCCATTCAAGCAGACATGGTTTTAGTTGATGATATTTCAGGTGCATTCAATGCCGTTGAACATTTGATTTCGATAGGAAAAAGAAAAATTGCAATATGTCTGGGGAATCCAAATTTACTAATTAGCAGCAACCGACTTAGTGGATACAAGAAAGCATTAAAGAAACATAGTATAGAAATTAATGAGGAATTCATTATAACAGGACAGTCATCGGAGGAAGCCGAAAACGAAACAAAAAAGCTTTTAGAATTAACAAATCCCCCTGATGCAATCCTGGCAATTAGCGATCTCACAATGTCTGGAATCATGAAAGCGTTGTATGCAGCTAAAATTAAAATCCCTGAAGACATAGCTGTTATTGGCTTTTGTGAAGATACATTCAGTCAAATGTATAACCCTCCGGTTTCAACAATTGACCCAATGGGAATAGAAATTGGTAAAATTGCAGCCGAAAGACTTTTTCAAAGAATTCACGAAAACAACATATTAGAACCCAAAACAATTAACCTGTCAAGTAGATTAATTATTAGAGATTCAACAAAAGTATAACATCCAAACACAAATAAATACTTAAAAGTTTGTTTGTCCACAATGCGTTATATTTTTTGTCAATTCTCAGAAATTAGAAGATAATCTTGTGGAATGTAATGGATTAAGATTATCAATCGTAAAGCGAATTGTTCAAAAATCAGACGGCTGGGCAGCTGTTGAAAGTACACCCAACAAGGGAAGTATATTTAGTTTTTACCTGCCACACCCAAAGAATAATTTCAATTAAAAATTTATTGAGCTGATTGCTGATAACAATAGAATCAGCAACCAACAAAATAACTGTAATTACACTTTCTTTAAAATCTCTCTTGCAATAACAACTCCATTAACCGAGGCCTGCATAAGGCCACGGGTAATTCCAGCTCCATCACCACCTAAATAAAGATTTTCAACCGAAGTAGACTGAAAACCATTATCCACTTTAGTGATATTGCTGTAAAATTTTACTTCAACGCCATACAATAATGTTTCATCTGAGGCTAAACCTGGTGTCACTTTATCCAGAGCCAAAATCATTTCCTCGATATCTTTCAATATTCTATGAGGCAAAACCAAACTCAAATCTCCGGGTACAGCATCTTTCAAAGTTGGTATAATATTATTCCGATACAAACGGCTGGACGTTGTTCTCCTCCCCCTTATCAAGTCTCCGAATCGTTGCACCATTATTTGATTATTCGTGAGCATATTTGCCAAACGAGCAATGTGCTTGCCATACTCAATAGGAGCTTTAAAAGGTTCTGTAAATTTCTGCGATACTAATAAAGCGAAGTTAGTATTATCACTCTTCAAATCTTTAAAACTATGTCCGTTCACCACAGCCAAATTATCATCGTAATATTCCGACGATACAAAACCACCTGGATTTGAACAAAAAGTGCGCACCTTGTCATCAAAAGTATGTGTATAATGAATCAATTTTGCCTCGTAAAAATTGTCATTAATATCCTTCATCACCTCATTCCGGCACTCTAACCGAACTCCAATGTCTACCACTCCAACTTCGGTAGAAATGCTTTCCTTACTGCACTCCTTCATTAACCAATCTGCGCCATCTCTTCCCACTGATACCATTACTATATCGGCAAAGTAACTCCCCTTTCCATTTTTAACTCCTTTGATTTTATCTTCCTCTAAAATCAGATTTTCAACAGCGCAGTTAAAATGTACTGCAACACCTCTATTAATAAGGTAATCGTATAATTTCCGGTATAATTCCTGAGCTTTTTCAGTGCCCAAATGCCGAACAGGACAATGCACCAACTTCAAATTTGCCTCAATAGCCTTTTTTCTGATCTTCTGCATTTCAAGGCTCAGCGACTCCCCATGAATATCAGATGCGGCACCAAAATCTAAATACACCTCATCGGTATATTTTATTAATTTGATTGTTTCCTCTAAACCCAAATAATCGGGCAAAGTGCCTCCAACCTCGGGCGATAATGAAAGTTTTCCATCAGAAAATGCCCCTGCTCCAGCCCAACCGGTAGTAATACTGCACGGCTTACAATGCACACACTTTCCTCCATTGGTATGTTTAGGGCATTTCCGCTTGTCCATTCCTCTCCCTTTTTCAAGGATTAAAATATTTAAATCATCTCTGTTCTTTACTAATTCATAAGCACAAAAGATACCGGCAGGACCGGCTCCGACAATAATCACATCGTATTTCTTCATACGTTTTATTTAAATTTCTTTAGATTAATGCGGCTTACCTAATTTTTGATTTTTCAAAAGGCAAACTTTTAAAAATAGGCATTCTTTCCATTAAAATCACATCAAACTCTCTATAATGAATATAAATATTAAGTCGTCCTTAACCAACTACTCATAAAAAAAGGCCGAAATGATTATTCATCCCGACCTTTAAAACTATGCAGTAATTACTATTATCTGTTCTTAAATTCTTTTTTTCCGTTTTCAAGAAATTCAACAAATGCATCTGCATTTAGATCATAAGCTCTTGGTTCAACCAAGGTCTCTTCTGCTTTATCCAAAAGCACATAATAAGGTTGTGCATTTACACCAAATCGTGTAATTTGAAAATCAGCATATTTCTTACCTAAGGTCTTTTTCACTTTGCCATCATAAGTTGAAGTAATCCAATCAGATTCCGGCAATGTTTGCTTGTCATCAACGTACAAGGCTATAATTACATAATCTTCTCTTAATATTTTCTGCACCCGCGGATCCGACCAAACATTGGCTTCCATCTCGCGGCAATTCACACATCCGTGTCCAGTAAAGTCAATAAAAATAGGCTTGTTCTGCTCTTTTGCACAAGCCAATCCTTGCTCAAAATCGAAATATCCTTTTAACCCATGTGGCAAATGAAGATACTCAGCATATTTAGGTGCTTCGCAAAGTTCTTTTGATGCAGATACACTGTTCGTGCCGGATTGATCGCGAACAATTGCAGAAATATCAAAATCCTGAGTTGTTTGGGGCGGCAAATAACCGGATATAGCTTTTAAAGGAGCTCCAAACATACCGGGAACCATATAAACAACAAATGAAAACGAAACTATTGCAAGCATTAATCGGGGAACCGAAATAAATTTGATATCACTATCGTAACTAAACTTCAATTTACCCAGTAAATAAAATCCCATCAATGTGAATATCACGATCCAAATACCCAAATAAATTTCACGATCCAACAATCCCCAATGATAAGTCTGATCTGCAATACTTAAAAATTTTAATCCCAATGCAAGTTCTAAAAATCCTAAGATAACTTTTACTGAATTCAGCCAACCTCCGGATTTAGGCAGGTTGTTCAACCACGATGGGAATATTGCAAACAGTGTAAATGGCAATGCAAAAGCTAAAGAGAATCCAAACATCCCAACAATTGGTTCCAAAACCTCTCCTCCAGCCGATTGAACCAAAATAGATCCAACAATGGGGCCGGTACACGAAAATGAAACCAATACCAATGTAAATGCCATAAAAAATGAACCTGCTATACCACCTTTATCTTCATTTGCTACCGACTTATTTACAATCCAACTTGGCATCGTGATCTCAAACATTCCAAAAAATGAAAACGCAAAGAACAAGAATATTATGAAGAACAGGATGTTCGGAATCCAATGAGTACTTAGCCAGTTGGCAAAACTTGGTCCTAAAGTTACCGCGACAATGGTTCCTATAATAGTGTAAATACCAATAACTGAAACTCCATAAACAACGGCATTAAAAATTGCTTTTCGTCTGTTTTCTGAACTGTGCATAAAGAAAGAAACCGTCATGGGTATCATTGGAAACACACATGGTGTAAGAAGAGCTATTAATCCAAAAGAAAATGAAATAAAGAACAAAGACCACAATGAAGTATACTCCTTTCGAGGATTCTTCATCGGATTTATTTTCTCTTTCACTTTAGGAGTTGACTCAACTGCTGAAGAAGTTTTACCGGCATTCAGTTTGAATTCAAAATCGGGTGTAAACATCACGCACTCGCCTTCGCGGCATGTTTGATATTCCATTTCCCCATTTACTGAAAATGCTGATTCGGACAGTAATTTTATTTTTTGCTTTAGAATTGCCTCACCAACAAAATACTGAATATCCATTTCAAAAATATCATCGTACTCTGATTTTGGCTTGGTGATCTCTTCCAAATCTCCAATTAATTCATAATTATCCGATTCTGCAAAAGTTGCACTGAACCGAATTGGACCACCATCCGGGAAATGCTGGGAATAAAGATGCCATTCGTTGGCTATTTTGGCTGTAAAAACCAAGTTAACTTCATTGTTGCTAACTTTTTCTGTTGAAAAATCCCAGGATACCGTTTCACGAATTTGTGCTTGAACGGAGATAAGGCTGTTAAGGAAAACTCCAAGAAATAAAATAAGAAGTTTTTGTTTCATGTGCTATAATTTAAATGCTTTAACGCATAAAATTAATATTATAAAGCACCTTAACAAAGCCTTTAACAAAATGATAACAAAGTTTCGAAAACCCTCAAATCAGGAATTTTGAAAACTTAATTACAACATCTCAATTTCCTGATTGTTTTTATCGAAGAATTTATAAACCAACATATCGTAAGAAGGAATTTCACGAACAGAAAGCTTTATTCCAAATTCAGATTGCCATTTTCTACGCAATGTATTCCAAATTCCTTTGTTGATGTATGCTGCAACAAAAGGATGTACTTTTAAAGTAAACTTCTTGTCATTTTGCTCATCAACCAGTCGCTTAAGACTCTGTTCTATCTGATCGGTAAGCAGAACTGCAGGAGTTATTTTCCCTGAGCCCAAACAAGTTGGACACACTTCTTGAATTTCAACATTCATTTCAGGACGAACACGTTGGCGGGTAATCTGCATTAAACCAAATTTACTCAATGGTAAAATGTTGTGTTTCGTATGGTCAAGCCCCATTATTTCTTTCATTTTCTCGAAAACTTTCTGTCGGTTTTCGGCAGAATGCATATCAATAAAATCAACAACAATAATTCCTCCCATATCGCGCAGGCGAAGTTGGCGGGCAATCTCCTCAGCCGCAGCTAAATTTACTTCTACTGCATTTGACTCCTGATCGTTTCCTGCTTTGGAACGATTTCCACTATTTACATCAACAACATGAAAAGCTTCTGTATGCTCAATTATTAAATAAGCACCATTTTTGAAGGAAACAGTTTTCCCAAAAGAAGATTTGATTTGTTTATCGACACCAAGTTGATCAAAAATTGGCACATCACCTGTAATATGCTTTACAATTTTAGATTTCTCAGGAGCAATACTTTCGATGTAGTTTTTAATATCTTTTGCCGCATTGGCATCATTGATATAGATATTCTCGAATGAAGAATTCAAAATATCACGCAAAATAGCCGATGTTCTATCCATTTCACCCAACACTAATTTAGGTGGATTTACATCTCTAATGTGCTCGAAACCAGACTCCCATTTTTCTACAAGAGATCTTAATTCCTGATCAAGGGCAGCTACTCTTTTTCCCTCAGCAACCGTACGAACGATTACACCATAATTCTTAGGCTTGATACTTTGAAGGAGTTTCTTCAGTCGGAGTTTCTCCTCGGCAGAGCTAATCTTTTGAGAAATGGAAACTTTATCTGAGAAAGGCATTAATACCAGATTTCTTCCGGCAATAGAAATTTCAGAACACAATCTAGGGCCTTTTGTCGAAATTGGTTCTTTTGCAACCTGAACAAGTATATGCTGACCCGACTTTAAAATCTCGGATATTTTTCCATTTTTGTCGATATCCGCCTCTAATTTCATTTTAGAGATAGATAAGTTACGACCATTTCGTGCTAAAGCTTGCTGTAAGAACTTGCTTAGAGATCTAAATTGATGACCTAAATCCAAATAGTGTAAAAAAGCATCCTTCTCATATCCTACATCAATAAATGCAGCATTAAGACCCGGCATTATCTTTTTCACTTTTCCCAGATAAATATCACCAACAGCAAACTGAAGATTACTTTTCTCTCTGGTTAACTCAATCAGTTGCTTATTGCTTAGTAAAGCAATTACAATTTCATTAGGGGTTACATCAATTACAAGCTCGTTACTC is a genomic window containing:
- a CDS encoding Rne/Rng family ribonuclease; the encoded protein is MSNELVIDVTPNEIVIALLSNKQLIELTREKSNLQFAVGDIYLGKVKKIMPGLNAAFIDVGYEKDAFLHYLDLGHQFRSLSKFLQQALARNGRNLSISKMKLEADIDKNGKISEILKSGQHILVQVAKEPISTKGPRLCSEISIAGRNLVLMPFSDKVSISQKISSAEEKLRLKKLLQSIKPKNYGVIVRTVAEGKRVAALDQELRSLVEKWESGFEHIRDVNPPKLVLGEMDRTSAILRDILNSSFENIYINDANAAKDIKNYIESIAPEKSKIVKHITGDVPIFDQLGVDKQIKSSFGKTVSFKNGAYLIIEHTEAFHVVDVNSGNRSKAGNDQESNAVEVNLAAAEEIARQLRLRDMGGIIVVDFIDMHSAENRQKVFEKMKEIMGLDHTKHNILPLSKFGLMQITRQRVRPEMNVEIQEVCPTCLGSGKITPAVLLTDQIEQSLKRLVDEQNDKKFTLKVHPFVAAYINKGIWNTLRRKWQSEFGIKLSVREIPSYDMLVYKFFDKNNQEIEML
- a CDS encoding cytochrome c biogenesis protein CcdA, with protein sequence MKQKLLILFLGVFLNSLISVQAQIRETVSWDFSTEKVSNNEVNLVFTAKIANEWHLYSQHFPDGGPIRFSATFAESDNYELIGDLEEITKPKSEYDDIFEMDIQYFVGEAILKQKIKLLSESAFSVNGEMEYQTCREGECVMFTPDFEFKLNAGKTSSAVESTPKVKEKINPMKNPRKEYTSLWSLFFISFSFGLIALLTPCVFPMIPMTVSFFMHSSENRRKAIFNAVVYGVSVIGIYTIIGTIVAVTLGPSFANWLSTHWIPNILFFIIFLFFAFSFFGMFEITMPSWIVNKSVANEDKGGIAGSFFMAFTLVLVSFSCTGPIVGSILVQSAGGEVLEPIVGMFGFSLAFALPFTLFAIFPSWLNNLPKSGGWLNSVKVILGFLELALGLKFLSIADQTYHWGLLDREIYLGIWIVIFTLMGFYLLGKLKFSYDSDIKFISVPRLMLAIVSFSFVVYMVPGMFGAPLKAISGYLPPQTTQDFDISAIVRDQSGTNSVSASKELCEAPKYAEYLHLPHGLKGYFDFEQGLACAKEQNKPIFIDFTGHGCVNCREMEANVWSDPRVQKILREDYVIIALYVDDKQTLPESDWITSTYDGKVKKTLGKKYADFQITRFGVNAQPYYVLLDKAEETLVEPRAYDLNADAFVEFLENGKKEFKNR
- a CDS encoding FAD-dependent protein; the encoded protein is MKKYDVIIVGAGPAGIFCAYELVKNRDDLNILILEKGRGMDKRKCPKHTNGGKCVHCKPCSITTGWAGAGAFSDGKLSLSPEVGGTLPDYLGLEETIKLIKYTDEVYLDFGAASDIHGESLSLEMQKIRKKAIEANLKLVHCPVRHLGTEKAQELYRKLYDYLINRGVAVHFNCAVENLILEEDKIKGVKNGKGSYFADIVMVSVGRDGADWLMKECSKESISTEVGVVDIGVRLECRNEVMKDINDNFYEAKLIHYTHTFDDKVRTFCSNPGGFVSSEYYDDNLAVVNGHSFKDLKSDNTNFALLVSQKFTEPFKAPIEYGKHIARLANMLTNNQIMVQRFGDLIRGRRTTSSRLYRNNIIPTLKDAVPGDLSLVLPHRILKDIEEMILALDKVTPGLASDETLLYGVEVKFYSNITKVDNGFQSTSVENLYLGGDGAGITRGLMQASVNGVVIAREILKKV
- a CDS encoding LacI family DNA-binding transcriptional regulator, which produces MTNKAITIIDIAKILGVSKSTVSRALKDHPDISNATKEAVRMMAKQLKYKPNAVAMSLRHKKSKVIGLIVPTLSPFFFPSVIHGIENEVNKRGYNLMILQSNESYEREVHNVDILQSNNVEGILVSISRKTENLSHFTALIEDNTPIVFFDRIPKSIQADMVLVDDISGAFNAVEHLISIGKRKIAICLGNPNLLISSNRLSGYKKALKKHSIEINEEFIITGQSSEEAENETKKLLELTNPPDAILAISDLTMSGIMKALYAAKIKIPEDIAVIGFCEDTFSQMYNPPVSTIDPMGIEIGKIAAERLFQRIHENNILEPKTINLSSRLIIRDSTKV
- a CDS encoding TonB-dependent receptor, translated to MKRKILLTFANLFLFIGLINAQTGILKGNVTDKLYEEPLIGASVVVKGTTNGTISNIDGTYQLENIEAGTYTIVASFIGYSKVEKEVTIIADQEITLDFDLSADLIGLDQVTVTGVVNQKSNIESSVALTTLKPKFVEVFGAATTAELFKAIPGIRSESSGGEGNANIAVRGIPIASGGSKFLQIHEDGLPVMQFGDISFGNADIFLRSDRTIGRIEAIKGGSASTFASNSPAGIINFISKNGAVEGGSIGMTMGLDYKSHRTDFEYGAPIGNGFRFHVGGFFREGEGPRNPGYTGNSGGQIKANITKEFEKGYVRLYFKVLDDKSIAYMPMPVKVTGTKGDPKYKSIPGYSITGSSLQSPNFMHVLSVDANGNSRTSNIGDGMHPVSKVVGGEFSFDIGEGWQLKEKFRYANNHGSFVAPFPAQIGNANDIAESIAGAGYSLSYANGANAGVALNDSQIGNLNNNGLLMRTILFDVDMNDLGNFTNDFYLSKSFDKVDFTAGYYKAQQKIGMTWLWQTFLTDISSDGPRLMNIASADNSYYSSNGLIAHGVPFWGNCCTRGYDMTYDIDAVYANVGIEVTDQLNIEGSVRYDMGDVTGHYLSNYQAPVDVDNNGSITPVEESVTVLDNANPMPVDYDYNYVSYSLGANYKINDDQAVYTRYSKGGRANADRLLYSPFITPEGGTVDGLDADEIKQFELGYKYKSPSLAVIVTGFYTDISEQNEEFGKIINKEFTTYGAEFEGIYQKSNFNVAFGATYTHAEIDKSLNADEKGNTPRRVPDLLYNITPSYDFNKGKTSIGFSLIGTTKVYAQDDNGIVLPGYAYVNAYASQNITKGLSIRANINNLFNTIGFTEMEGDSFVENTTNYMRARPITGRASTLSITYTF